A section of the Marinimicrobium koreense genome encodes:
- a CDS encoding PH domain-containing protein: MSEPLYSEHPAMFKNNPIGFIVSLLLIPVFGVGLLILLWWYLQCKGSLLTVKEHDILYEQGLLSKNRAEFSISGIRTVRVNQSFFNRIFGVGTIQIFTAGDQPEIEAKGMPDPNRVRELIKARQNGGAR, from the coding sequence ATGAGCGAACCCCTGTACTCCGAACACCCCGCCATGTTCAAGAACAACCCCATCGGTTTTATCGTCAGCCTGTTGCTGATTCCGGTTTTCGGGGTCGGCTTGTTGATCCTGCTCTGGTGGTACCTGCAGTGCAAGGGCTCACTGCTGACGGTGAAAGAACACGACATCCTGTACGAACAGGGGCTGCTCAGTAAAAACCGGGCCGAGTTCAGTATTTCAGGCATCCGCACCGTTCGGGTCAATCAGAGCTTTTTCAATCGCATTTTTGGTGTTGGCACCATCCAGATTTTTACCGCCGGCGACCAACCGGAAATCGAAGCCAAGGGCATGCCTGACCCCAACCGGGTGCGTGAATTGATCAAGGCCCGCCAGAACGGAGGCGCCCGGTAA
- the trhA gene encoding PAQR family membrane homeostasis protein TrhA has product MNTATQALKGRLQTVGEEAANTISHGIGLIAAIIATPFMVARAIRLEDPAFVVGVSIFCATMIVLYLASSVYHMLPQGRAKRICKDIDHSAIYLLIAGTYTPFTLGALSGPWGWTLFGIIWALAAFGVLMKSLRKLHHPVLSVGLYLVMGWMVLVAMHPLTREVPAAGIAWLVAGGASYTLGVVFYVMDSKVKFAHFVWHLFVLGGTLCHFVAVFGYAH; this is encoded by the coding sequence ATGAACACAGCCACTCAGGCTCTGAAGGGCCGCTTGCAGACGGTGGGCGAAGAAGCCGCCAATACCATCAGCCACGGGATCGGCCTGATTGCCGCCATTATTGCCACACCGTTCATGGTGGCCCGGGCCATTCGCCTGGAGGACCCGGCTTTTGTGGTGGGCGTCAGCATCTTCTGCGCGACCATGATCGTGCTGTACCTGGCCTCCTCCGTGTACCACATGCTGCCGCAGGGACGGGCCAAACGGATTTGCAAGGACATCGATCACTCGGCCATTTACCTGCTGATTGCCGGCACTTACACCCCCTTTACACTGGGCGCCTTGAGCGGCCCCTGGGGTTGGACGCTGTTTGGCATCATCTGGGCGCTGGCGGCTTTTGGGGTGTTGATGAAGAGTCTGAGGAAGCTGCACCACCCGGTACTCTCGGTGGGGCTGTACCTGGTCATGGGCTGGATGGTGTTGGTAGCCATGCACCCGCTGACCCGCGAGGTACCGGCCGCCGGTATCGCCTGGTTAGTGGCGGGTGGCGCATCTTATACGCTGGGTGTGGTGTTCTATGTGATGGACTCGAAGGTCAAGTTCGCCCACTTTGTCTGGCACCTGTTCGTGCTGGGCGGCACCCTCTGCCACTTTGTCGCGGTGTTTGGTTATGCCCACTGA